A portion of the Sulfurospirillum diekertiae genome contains these proteins:
- the rpsB gene encoding 30S ribosomal protein S2, translating to MVTMKDLLECGVHFGHQTRRWNPKMKKFIFGERKNIYIVDLQKTLRYFRYTYNVVKDAAAEGKTMLFVGTKKQASQAIKEYAEKCGMPYVNHRWLGGMLTNYQTIRQSIRKLDIIEKMEEDGQIDLLTKKEALMLRRKKEKLLDYLGGIRNMKNLPDMIFVIDTVKEKIAVQEARRLGITVVAPLDTNCDPDVVDLPIPGNDDAIRSIQLFCKEMCEAMTEGYEIRSKDAPAAEEVADISEDEKKELIEEVVSEEEFAVEAGE from the coding sequence ATGGTAACCATGAAAGACTTATTAGAGTGTGGTGTACACTTTGGACACCAAACAAGACGTTGGAATCCAAAGATGAAAAAATTCATCTTCGGTGAACGAAAAAATATCTACATCGTAGATTTGCAAAAAACATTACGTTATTTTAGATACACGTACAATGTTGTTAAAGATGCAGCAGCAGAAGGCAAAACAATGCTTTTTGTTGGTACAAAAAAACAAGCAAGCCAAGCGATCAAAGAGTACGCAGAAAAATGCGGTATGCCATACGTTAACCACAGATGGTTAGGCGGAATGCTGACAAACTACCAAACCATCAGACAATCAATCCGTAAACTTGATATTATCGAGAAAATGGAAGAAGATGGACAAATTGACCTTCTTACTAAAAAAGAAGCGTTAATGCTTAGAAGAAAAAAAGAGAAACTTCTTGATTACCTTGGTGGTATCAGAAACATGAAAAACTTACCAGATATGATCTTTGTTATTGATACAGTCAAAGAGAAAATTGCAGTTCAAGAAGCAAGAAGACTTGGAATTACCGTTGTAGCTCCTCTTGATACTAACTGTGATCCAGATGTTGTTGATCTTCCAATCCCAGGAAATGATGATGCGATTCGTTCAATCCAACTTTTCTGTAAAGAGATGTGTGAAGCGATGACGGAGGGGTATGAAATCCGTTCAAAAGATGCTCCAGCAGCTGAAGAAGTGGCTGACATTAGTGAAGATGAGAAAAAAGAGTTGATCGAAGAAGTGGTCAGCGAAGAAGAATTTGCAGTAGAGGCAGGTGAATAA
- the trpA gene encoding tryptophan synthase subunit alpha, translated as MKQLVAYITAGFPDKNFSLDLVSALKEAGVDKLELGIPFSDPVADGPIIEVANLHALQNGFKMETLFEVSSVVAPNIETYWMGYFNPFYHKGVEVFAQKAAEFGVKGFIIPDLPHEEALPYVSLMEQYKLSLISFVAPTDSKERIAKVVKNAKGFIYLVAYAGITGAHASEDLTKTIQMIKEQSSTPLFVGFGVNEKTAKERARGVDGVIVGSAFVEVLLNDGLSGSEKIAMIAQKAKIIKEKINA; from the coding sequence GTGAAGCAATTAGTTGCCTATATTACTGCGGGGTTTCCCGATAAAAATTTTTCATTAGATTTAGTTTCTGCCCTAAAAGAAGCAGGTGTAGATAAATTAGAGTTAGGAATTCCTTTTTCTGATCCTGTAGCGGATGGTCCTATCATCGAAGTTGCAAATTTACATGCCTTGCAAAATGGTTTTAAAATGGAGACACTTTTTGAGGTTTCTTCTGTGGTTGCTCCCAACATTGAGACTTATTGGATGGGATACTTTAACCCTTTTTATCATAAAGGTGTTGAAGTGTTTGCTCAAAAAGCGGCTGAGTTTGGTGTGAAAGGATTTATTATTCCTGATCTCCCCCATGAAGAAGCGTTGCCTTATGTCTCTCTAATGGAGCAATATAAGCTTTCATTGATTAGTTTTGTAGCACCAACGGACAGTAAAGAACGGATTGCTAAAGTGGTCAAAAATGCGAAAGGGTTTATTTATCTCGTAGCTTATGCGGGTATCACTGGAGCTCACGCAAGTGAAGATCTTACCAAAACCATTCAAATGATTAAAGAACAGAGTAGTACACCTCTGTTTGTGGGTTTTGGTGTGAATGAAAAGACGGCAAAAGAACGGGCTCGTGGTGTTGATGGAGTTATTGTTGGAAGTGCTTTTGTGGAAGTGCTGCTTAATGACGGTCTAAGTGGTTCAGAAAAAATTGCGATGATTGCTCAAAAAGCAAAAATAATTAAAGAAAAAATTAACGCATAA
- a CDS encoding ABC transporter ATP-binding protein: MSLLQVQNISHAFDYLLFENVNFTLAPKESMAILGVSGSGKSTLLHICSTLLQPNHGEVLLCDHNIYNDNDDARLKLRRYDVGIIFQSHYLFKGFFANENIELASFISDKKIDNGILERLGIADFMHYRVGDLSGGQQQRVSIARVLAKKPRIIFADEPTGNLDDKTAQEVMNVLFEYIEKENAALLLVTHNQQLAKQCTYMKHLHLDGLKEDA, translated from the coding sequence ATGTCTTTACTACAGGTACAAAATATCTCTCATGCTTTTGATTATCTTTTATTTGAAAATGTTAATTTCACACTAGCACCCAAAGAATCAATGGCGATTTTAGGCGTTAGCGGTAGTGGAAAGTCAACGTTACTTCATATTTGTTCTACACTGCTTCAGCCCAATCACGGTGAAGTGCTTTTATGTGATCATAACATTTACAACGATAATGATGACGCAAGATTAAAACTAAGACGTTATGATGTGGGTATCATATTTCAATCGCATTATTTATTTAAAGGCTTTTTTGCGAATGAAAACATTGAATTAGCATCCTTTATCAGTGACAAAAAAATTGATAATGGCATTTTGGAGCGTTTAGGGATTGCCGATTTTATGCATTATCGTGTCGGGGATCTCTCGGGTGGTCAGCAACAGCGTGTTTCAATCGCACGTGTATTGGCTAAAAAACCAAGAATTATTTTTGCTGATGAGCCAACAGGAAACTTGGATGACAAGACAGCTCAAGAAGTTATGAATGTTTTGTTTGAGTACATTGAAAAAGAAAATGCTGCATTGCTTCTAGTGACGCATAATCAGCAGCTAGCAAAACAATGTACATATATGAAACATCTCCATCTGGATGGATTAAAAGAGGACGCATAA
- a CDS encoding Hpt domain-containing protein has product MGLLAQLEVDFDIEIVGDFISHYAIMCENMEPLIIGLSKKERYVDNIGDLFRIFHNMKSAAGFLKLDPIVKLAVLCEDIAEEARTLQGPASEEFIDWLLLVSDQFERYRKDVENDAAFFTVLNPLIIKVPHTLERE; this is encoded by the coding sequence ATGGGTCTTTTGGCACAATTGGAAGTTGATTTTGACATCGAAATTGTAGGAGATTTTATCTCTCACTATGCCATTATGTGTGAAAATATGGAGCCTCTGATTATTGGGCTTAGCAAAAAAGAGCGTTATGTTGACAATATTGGGGATCTTTTTCGTATTTTCCACAATATGAAATCAGCTGCAGGCTTTTTAAAACTAGATCCCATTGTTAAATTGGCAGTATTGTGCGAAGATATTGCAGAAGAAGCACGTACATTGCAAGGCCCTGCAAGTGAAGAATTTATTGATTGGTTACTTCTTGTAAGTGATCAGTTTGAACGATATCGCAAAGATGTGGAAAATGATGCTGCATTTTTTACGGTTTTAAATCCTTTAATTATAAAAGTACCTCATACGTTGGAGAGAGAGTGA
- the tsf gene encoding translation elongation factor Ts, giving the protein MAEITAALVKELRESTGAGMMDCKKALVDTDGDFEAAKDLLREKGLGKAAKKADRLASEGLVNVFVDPSLKIATVSEINAETDFVAKNEGFINLTKDTTAHIQATNVETTEELMKTTINGTVFEEYFATKVATIGENLVVRRFATLKAGTNGVVNGYVHSNGRVGVLIAANCDSEKTAAAAGEFIRNLCMHAAAMKPSFLSYTELDPEFVEKETIGIKADIEKENEELSRLKKPLKRMPLFVSRVQLNDAVLENAKKEMEAELKAQGKPEKIWDKIIPGQLERFIADNTQLDQQYTLLSQFYVMDDKKTIAQVVEEKAKELGGKIELVGYVRFELGEGLEKKACDFASEVAEQLK; this is encoded by the coding sequence ATGGCTGAGATTACTGCTGCTTTAGTCAAAGAGTTACGTGAGTCCACAGGGGCTGGTATGATGGATTGCAAAAAAGCACTTGTCGATACTGACGGTGATTTTGAAGCAGCAAAAGACCTTTTAAGAGAAAAAGGTCTTGGTAAAGCAGCTAAAAAAGCTGACAGACTTGCAAGTGAAGGTTTGGTCAATGTTTTTGTCGATCCAAGTCTTAAAATTGCAACTGTCAGTGAAATTAATGCTGAAACTGACTTCGTTGCCAAAAATGAAGGTTTTATTAACTTAACAAAAGATACTACGGCACATATTCAAGCAACCAATGTTGAAACAACTGAAGAGTTGATGAAAACAACGATTAATGGTACTGTGTTTGAAGAGTATTTTGCAACGAAAGTTGCAACCATCGGTGAAAATCTTGTTGTAAGACGTTTTGCAACGCTTAAAGCAGGTACCAACGGTGTTGTCAATGGATATGTTCACTCTAATGGTCGTGTTGGTGTTTTAATCGCAGCAAATTGTGATAGCGAAAAAACAGCAGCCGCTGCGGGTGAATTCATCCGTAACCTTTGTATGCATGCAGCAGCAATGAAACCATCTTTCCTAAGCTATACAGAACTTGATCCTGAGTTTGTAGAAAAAGAAACGATTGGTATTAAAGCCGACATTGAAAAAGAGAATGAAGAGTTAAGTCGTCTTAAAAAGCCTCTTAAACGTATGCCATTGTTTGTCTCTCGTGTACAGTTAAATGATGCTGTTTTGGAAAATGCTAAAAAAGAGATGGAAGCTGAACTTAAAGCACAGGGTAAACCTGAAAAAATCTGGGATAAAATTATTCCTGGACAACTTGAACGTTTTATTGCTGACAATACTCAGCTTGATCAACAATACACACTTTTAAGCCAATTCTATGTCATGGATGATAAAAAAACCATTGCACAAGTTGTTGAAGAAAAAGCTAAAGAGCTCGGTGGTAAAATTGAGCTTGTTGGCTATGTTCGTTTTGAACTTGGAGAAGGCTTAGAGAAAAAAGCGTGTGACTTCGCTAGCGAAGTTGCAGAGCAACTTAAATAA
- the fliR gene encoding flagellar biosynthetic protein FliR, with amino-acid sequence MESLVKLFGENQVILCFLLFARLSGLFAFFPFFSHANIPLTIKTSMTFFMVIFLYPLLTPLHVTPTLLNLSLAIVGELLIGFVAGLFLSITLSILQMVGMQISFIMGFTMASVVDPQTSTSIPLLSQLLSFIGLMVILAFNGHHQMLLFIADSLNLLPLGSFYPQTNMLAYLAKAVTGMFIYGFTLSFPVVAFSMLLDAVFGMLMKTMPQFNLLVIGFPIKIAVSFVVLIATLTSMMLIFKKEFLEALNHLTILFVR; translated from the coding sequence ATGGAATCGCTTGTCAAACTGTTTGGTGAAAATCAAGTGATTCTTTGTTTTCTTCTCTTTGCTCGTTTGAGTGGTCTTTTTGCTTTTTTCCCTTTTTTTTCCCATGCCAATATCCCTCTTACGATTAAAACTTCTATGACTTTTTTTATGGTTATTTTTTTATATCCACTCTTAACGCCTTTACATGTAACGCCAACGTTGCTCAATCTTTCACTGGCCATTGTGGGCGAGCTACTCATAGGTTTTGTAGCAGGACTTTTTTTATCCATAACGCTTTCAATTTTGCAAATGGTTGGTATGCAAATCTCTTTTATTATGGGATTTACAATGGCAAGTGTCGTTGATCCTCAAACAAGTACATCGATTCCTCTTTTATCGCAATTACTCTCTTTTATAGGGTTAATGGTCATTTTAGCGTTTAATGGTCACCACCAAATGCTTTTATTTATTGCTGATTCGCTCAATCTTTTACCGCTTGGAAGTTTCTATCCTCAGACGAATATGCTCGCATATCTTGCTAAGGCTGTAACAGGCATGTTTATCTACGGGTTCACACTCTCTTTCCCTGTTGTCGCTTTTTCTATGCTCTTAGATGCTGTCTTTGGAATGTTGATGAAAACAATGCCACAATTCAACCTTCTTGTTATCGGCTTTCCTATTAAAATTGCTGTTTCGTTTGTTGTGTTGATTGCAACACTTACCTCTATGATGTTAATATTTAAAAAAGAGTTTTTGGAAGCTCTCAATCATTTAACCATTCTTTTTGTCCGTTAA
- a CDS encoding Tgt2/MlaC family protein has product MKRIFALLMLSLLCTYPAMALEEQDISSFMQTNIDLATTILRDKKLQKSEKSEKLFVIFDSIFDYNLMAQLAIGGKQWSSLLPAKQMEFSKLFEMKLKNSYMEKLDLYTDEKIVIKNLEKIKDTRIHLTTHLMKNSEVYEIIYKFYKNKNGSWMIYDVDILGVSIIQTYRTQFADILAKESFENLLERLKKPDELTPKKQ; this is encoded by the coding sequence ATGAAACGAATTTTTGCCTTATTAATGCTATCACTTTTATGCACCTATCCTGCTATGGCACTTGAAGAGCAAGATATTTCTTCTTTTATGCAAACTAACATTGACTTAGCAACTACTATTTTGCGCGACAAAAAACTTCAAAAGTCTGAAAAATCAGAAAAACTGTTTGTTATTTTTGATTCAATTTTTGACTATAATTTAATGGCCCAACTTGCCATTGGGGGGAAACAATGGTCATCACTTTTACCCGCAAAGCAAATGGAGTTTTCCAAGCTTTTTGAAATGAAGCTTAAAAATTCATATATGGAAAAACTTGATCTCTATACAGATGAAAAAATTGTTATTAAAAATCTAGAAAAAATCAAAGATACCCGCATCCATTTAACAACGCATTTGATGAAAAACAGTGAAGTGTATGAAATTATTTATAAATTTTATAAAAATAAAAATGGTAGTTGGATGATTTACGATGTTGATATTTTAGGTGTGAGTATTATTCAAACATATCGTACACAGTTTGCAGATATTCTGGCGAAAGAGTCTTTTGAGAATTTACTGGAAAGGCTTAAAAAACCTGATGAACTGACGCCAAAGAAACAGTAA